A window of Limosilactobacillus sp. WILCCON 0051 genomic DNA:
AGCCCGACTGCCAGATCACTGTCGGTATCAATCAAAACCAGCTCATCAACAGCCTGCCGTGCCACCAGCAGATTGGCCAACAGCGCGCCAACGTTGCCAAGTCCAATAATTCCAAGCTTACGCAAAATCCATCGTCCTCTCATTTTAAAAATTAATCCAGCCGGCATGACATGATTATGCAAGTACGGGTTGAAAATTAATGCGGCCTGCGTGAGGCGATTATGCAGACACGCGGCACAGCATCCCCCGCCAAGCCAAACAACTGGTTTAAGGCAAGCAGCCGGCATGACATCACCTGACCAGGGCAACCTAGAGCGGCGTTACTATCTGATCAAGCAAACAGCCTGGTGAGTCCAAGCAGTTACTGCAGCATAGATTTATCAAGCTAAACCGCATCGTAACATAAAAGGCGCTTCCCATTCAGGGCGCGCCTCCCAACTGCTTTTTGCTATTCAGCCAAATTACCTTCCAATTCTGGGAACAGGTTCAACAAGTAATCCAAAGCACCCCGGGAAAGATCAAGATCAGCCTGCGCGTCAAAGGTCTCAACGCGATTGCCGACACTGAGCTTTAGCGGATCTTCAAAATCAACGTGGACCCCGCTCATGATGGCAATCTTAATCAACTTCTGAACACTGTCGGAATACTGGCCAGCCAGCGCCTGCAATGGATGTGGCGAGCGCACGAAACTGGTATAGCGGTCATTGGCAATCTTGAGGCCGAAACTCAACAGGTCGCCCTTCGCCAGTTTTTCCGCTACCTGGCCACCGATCGTCAGCGTTGGATCTTCTACCCGCCGCTTAACGAAACTCAATGCCAGCTTGTATTCGCGCGGTGCATTGAACTGACTGCAGAATTGTTCCAGACGTTCAATCAATTCCATGGCCTCATCACGCATCCAGTCAGTCTGTTCATCCGGTGCCTGCAAAGCGACCTCATTATTGCGCTCAACCGCCTGCTGCATTTTTTCGCTAAGGTTTTCCGGCATTGGCGAAACCAAAGTGTAAAGCATAAACAATTCCAAAAAGTTCAGCGTATCTTCACTAATGCCGCCTTTGGCAAATGGATCCAGATCAAATGAACGAAAACTGATGAATTGAATGCCGTCCTTAACGATCTGGCGCAGACTGTCATCATCATGCTTACCGTGCAGCCGAACCGGACCAAAGAATTCTTGCGGACCATAGTAAGTACCATCCTCCAAAAACTTTGAGATCTGGTCGACAAAGATTTCCAGACTTTCATAGCTGGGGCGTTCATCAGGCAGGTTATCGTAGCCATAAGTACTGTTACGGAAGCTGCGCACTGGCAGGTTGATGTGATCTGGCATATCGTGTTCAACGGCTTCTGAAACCGGACTGGCACCGTATAGATAGGTAAACAGCCACCGCCATAGACAGAAGCACTGGGCCATTTTGAAGTAGACCGCGTTTTGAAAATCGGCCTGGCTGGCAAAATCGTCCTTAAAAGTCTCGTCATACAAGGCGTTGAGCAGCTCTTGGTCCAGGTTAAAGCCAATATGCGCGCCTCCCAGCATCATCCGCTTAATGCCATATTTTTCGCGCAGGTAGTTGGTGTATTCCTTGTTCCACGGCTGTGAGCAGTTGTTGCCGACATATTCCAGATCGTGCTGATACTCTGGTGCTGGTGCCAGACTCAATGGCCAGATCCGTTCATCTTCATGCAGCTGACTGTCAACGATCTGTTCTAAGACCTTTAACTGCTGACAGGTGGCCTTGCTCCCTCTGACGATTGGCGTGGTAAATTCCATTAAATTATCGGAAAAGCCGCTCAAAAGATATGGATTGGTTTTGCGTGAGCTGAGGTTCTTGGGATATTCGTAGCGACTGGCCCGGCCATTGGTTAAAATCCGGTGCTCTTCCAGGCGCAGACCAAAGCTGGCATTAAACATCCGCTCGTTTAATGATCCCTCACTCAGCATTTTCAATAGTTTGGCTTGCTTTTCAGCCATAGTTTTTCCCCCTTCAACCAATGTCTTGCTGGTTCATCGCTTAGACATCGATCACATGCTGCCGGTTAATCGAGCTTAAACAGCACGCAATCAAAAAAGATCAGCCGCCTTTTCAGGAATGCAGATCTCGATGGTTGTTTCTTCAACACCTTATTTTAGCAAAACTTTAAAAAAATGGGGTCGGTTATTAAAAATTACTGCTGTAAAATCCAAGCAACCAACTTTTTAATCAAATTTACGATTTATCAAGCAAGCCAGGCGACAAACTGCTGGTATCATGTTAGGCTAAAAGCAAACATTTTAAGGAAGGCGCTTTCTTATGACTGAAAAGAAATTAACCAAGATTACCATGACCCCGCAAGCCAGTGAATGGTTTCAAAACGAAATGCATCTTAAGCCTGGCAACGGCATCAAACTGTTTGGCAAGGGCTATGGTGAAACCAATGCCCATCAAGGTTTTTCACAAGGCATCGGCCGCTGTGATCATCCCGTTGACCCCGTCGTTGATCAAGTCGTCGATGGCATTCATTACTACATTCAGGCCTTTGACTATTGGTTTTTCAATGGCTTGGACGTCGCAATCGACTATGACGCGCAGATTGATGGCCCATTGATGCACTTTACGCCGAATGATGGCTCAAGACTGGACGCGACAACCGGAGCTTCCCAACGCGTTTAGTCAACGGATAAAACCACCTCGGACAGATGACGCCGAGGTGAAGTCTCCAACGCGGCTAGGCAACGATTGAAGGCAACGATAATCCAGATCCCACAGTCCGGAGCTTCCCAACGCGGCTAGGCAACGATAAAACCGCCTCGGACAGATGACGCCGAGGTGAAACTTCTCAACGCGGCTAGGCAACGGATAAAACCGCCTCAGACAGATGACGCCGAGGTGAAGTCTCCAACGCGGCTAGGCAACGGATAAAACCGCCTCGGACAAATGACGCCGAGGTGAAGTCTCCAACGCGGCTAGGCAACGGCTGTTTGAATTCGTTCCACGATATTTGTCATTTAGGATCCGATCAGCGCGTTTTAGCGACACGTCTAGCAAATCTTTACGAGGTTATTGTCAAGCCAGTCAGCCGTTATGTCCCATTCGCTCATAACCTGCTTGGGCAAGACATTTGACCGGTTTGAGTCCTAATTATCATGATTTTTTAATTTACGAAAAATTTTCGAAAGTGGTATAGTTAAGACATAACTTTCGCTTGTATATCCGTAAGTCAGACTGACACTAGGAAAAGCATTTTTGCCTTCCCAGTGTCAGTTTTTTTATTTGAGAAAGGGGAATTTGATTTTTATGGAGCAAACGAACGAACATCAGGTTACCAAGAAAACCAATCTGTCAATTATTGGTATTGCCGGCCTGGCATTTTGCGGTGTCTTGGTTGAAACCTCAATGAATGTTACGTTTCCAACTTTGATGCGTGATTTTCACCAAAGTCTAAATGCCGTTCAGTGGGTCACGACCGGCTATCTGCTGACTGTCGCCCTAACCGTTGTCCTGGCAGCTTTTCTGCAGCGTCGCTTTAAACTGCGCGGCTTGATTGCTGCATCTACTCTGGCATTTATCACTGGCGGTCTGCTTTGTGCCCTGGCGCCTCAATTATGGATGCTGCTGTTAGGCCGTTTAATTCAAGGGATCAGTACTGGGCTGGCAATGCCGCTACTGTTTTTCGTCATTATGCAGCAGATTCCATTTGCCATGCAGGGAACCTACGCCGGCCTGGGTGGAATGGTAATCGGGCTGGCACCTTCTTTAGGACCAACTTATGGCGGCCTGGTTAATCAATTCATCAACTGGCGCGTGATTTTTTGGATCGTCCTGCCAATTGGGATCATTTTTGGCCTGATCGGGATTGCCAACATTCAGCAGATCGATCACCCAATTGCCGTCCGTTTCCAGTTTTTGCAGTATCTGCTGGTTGCCATTGGCTTCATCTGCCTGGAAATGGGACTAAACAGCGTTGGTACCAGCGGCTTTGGCTCACCAGCCTTTTACGGAAACGTCATTGTCGCAGTGGCTGCCTTGATTATGTTCGGCTACCTGACCTCGCATCGCAAACATCCGCTGGTCAATACCAATGTCTTTGCTGACCCGATCTATCTGCCATGTCTATTGCTGTATTTCATGGTTCAGTTCATTCAAATCGGTATGACGTTCCTTTTGCCAAACTGTGCTCAATTAACGCTGCACCAGAATTCTTTTGTCGCTGGCCTGATGCTCTTGCTCGGGGCACTGATCTCAGCTGTCCTGCTGCCGCTGACTGGCCGCCTGCTGGATCAATCAGGAATCAAGAAGCCGCTGATCTTTGGCGCGCTTTTTACCAACCTGGCCGTGATCTTGATGTATGCATTTAGCAGCCATCTCTCAATGTGGTCGCTGACGATCTTTTACGCGGTCTACATGGTCGGTTTCGGCTTCTTATTCAACAATGTCATGACCTATGGACTGCAGCATCTAAAACCGCAGCTGGTTGGTGATGGCAATGCCTTGTTCAGTACACTGCAGCAGTATGCCGGCTCAATCGGAACCGCCTGTGTCTCCACGATTCTAGCAATCACTGCTGCGCAAATGCCTCACCAAAGCACCGTCGTTCAGACTGCCATTGGGACCAAGTATTCATATGTTTTGTTTATCATTGGCGCCTTGATTATGGACGTTTTGATCATTGATATCTGGAAGCAGATCGGTAAGGAAAAGCATTCATTCGAGCTGCTTGACCAAGATAAGCAGTAGTTTTGATTGATAAGGATTCACATATGCAAATAGCACTAGACTCAGACATCGAAAGCCTGAGCTAGTGCTATTTTTTGTAATTTGATAATGAAAACTTGGCTAGATACAGAAGACTCTGACAGTTGATCGACACCTCAAACTTATGACTGTCATTTCTAAGACGTCTAGCGTTCGCAACTGTTTATGATGTTTGTTCAAAAGCCAGCAGATCGGGATTGATTTGATCACGAAATCGCTGAATTTGTGAAGGAAAACTGCTCGTGAACAGCTGATGGTCGGAAATTACCTACTATTCCTTGATTTTTCGCGGAAAGTAGGTAGCTGCATACGCGGTCTGCCTGACTTTACCTACTTCTGACGCCTTTTGTCGAAATAGTAGGTAATGTTGTATATTTACGGGGCGATTGGGCCAGACCGACTTTGTGAATTACCTACTATTAGGCGATTTTTATCAAATAGTAGGTAATGTTAGGGACCCCTAACTCGATATACATTGATTTTTACCTACTTATACAGCGTTTTTTAAGAAAAGTAGGTAATGATTTTTTTATCATATGTTTTATGCAGGATTTTTTGCATAATACGTGCCAAATGGGGTCATTATAACTGTTCAGTTTGCTCTCAACTGCCATGACCACTGAGTAAGGCACTTATCATCAATGAGTCAGTCGCGGCAATCATTAGCTGGCCTAAATCGACTGCTGGCTGTTGCCAATGCTAAACTAGTTCAATCATTACCACCATTGCTCAAGCATGTTGAACTATCAGCGAACTGCTTTCTTGTTGCTGTGAGCATCGGCCAAGCACAGGTTTGACGATCAGCGTTCAATGATACTGACAGCGGTCAATTCCATTTCGAATGCTTGGCAAATCAATGACAATATCGTCAGTTACCCGACTTGTCTGCACTAATCGGCTTATCTTTGACAAATCGTTTCATGAGTCGTTGTCCAGCCAGCCAAATCAGCATGAGCAAAATGGCGACCGGCCATAGATTCGTTGGGAAGAATAGCATCATGAAGATCCCGGCCAGCCAGATATTGCCCAGCAAGCTGATCCCAGAAGAAATCCCCACCAGCATTACGATCAAGGTAGTGTCGTTTGCTGGCAGCAGCTGGGCAATCGCGAAACCATTCAGCAGCGCGGCAAAAACAATCGGGAAGATATTACCACCCGTCCAGCTGCCCCATAAACAGACGTCCAAAAAGAACAGCTTTAAAGCGGCCAGCCCCAGCAGCATCAATGTTGATTCCCGCAGCCCCAGACTAACGGCCCAATGCAGAGAATGCTGGCCAGAAAATAACAGCTGCGGGAAATACCAGGCAACAAACGCCATTACGGCTGCCGCCATCACGACCCGCGCGCTTAGCCCTGGCTGCCAGAACCGCGTCAGCCAATCCTGCAGGTGCTGAGTCAGCCAGCGATATATTTTGCCAAACAGCCAGCCATACGCCATCAAAACCGGCATCAGCCAAAGCTCATGGACCTGCCAATGACTAGCACCAACCTTGGTGATAAAGCTTGGCTGATCGGTCAGCTGCACCATCAGCCAAAACAGTGCCACCCCATTGACAATCAGCAATCCATCAAACAGTTTCTTATGCTTGACGACTTGCTGCAGATGATTTTCCTCCTTGCCAGACAGCAGGTAGCGGTATGGACAGCAAAGCATGATTAGCTTCTGTTTCAAAGGCGCGTTTTGAAATGCAGCTTGATTTTTGGTTACCCAACGCAGCTTGTCGGCTTCCCAGATCGAATAAGAGATGACAATCCCCACCAGCGTTGCTTCCGGCCCCACGCCAGCCCCAAACGCTAAAACGACCAGCGATGCCACCATATTGCGCCAGGCCTGCGTGTAGTCGACCGTGTGCGTCTGCCGCAGCTCGCCCATGACACTGTGCGCGTTATGCGGCACGTTGCCCCAATGCTTTTTTACGATCAGCAGTAGGCATGTACCGATTATGATCAATAGTTCGCGATAGTAACGAGCATCGTGCAAATGACGTGGTATCTCTTGCCAAAGCAGTTCCCAAAGTCCATTTTCAGTAAAAAGAAAGGCAAATGCTACCATGGCAATGCAGCCGCTCAGCACCAGCGCGTATAGAAACAGTCCCGTTTTTGCTTTCATTTGTTCACCATTGACTTTTCAAAAATTTTAAGCAAGAATCATTTTAGAGACATTTGTTGCTTAATTCAATTGATTACCAGTATCTGCAACATGAAGGGAGTTTTGTCGCTTAATGCGAAGAAAGAATACGACGTCGGCTATGATGTGCGACTATCTTGCACAAGCCTTATTGATCCTACTAAAAGACCATGAATTCGACCAGATTACGATCAGCCAACTTACTGAAAAAGCCGGGGTTAATCGCTCAACCTACTATCGCCACTTTTCCAGCAAACAGCAGCTGGCCCAATACTACTACGCAAGATTACTGGCCAAACATCGTCAGCATTTTGCCGCCAGTGCACCACTGACCTATCAAGCCTATCTGGAGTTTCTTTTCAATGAGCTCAAACAGCGCCAAAACGATATCCTCATCCTTCATCATGCCGGCTTGAGCATTCAGCTGCTGCCAGTTCTTAAACAGAGCTTTCAGCAGTTTGAAAACGTCGAGCGCTGGCAGGCGGCCTACCATATTGGCGGCATCTATAATGGGTTGCTGACCTGGTTTGACGAGGAGATGCAGACAAGTCCTCAACAGCTGGCGGCCAAAGTCACTGATTTCATACCGGCAGAGATGCGGCTGCTGTTTAACGACATCACTTTTGGCGAGAAGCCCAATTCTTCAATTAAGTCCTAGCCATTCCGCTGCTGAAGCCTAATCGGTGGAAGAATCCCCCTGCTTCAACAGTCAAATTTTACAAGCCAGGCCAATCAGAATCTTAATCGCAAGCTAAAAGCGCCACCTCAAGATGCAAGGCTGTTATGACAAGCCCCGTCTGAGATGACGCTTTTATCTATTACGGCAATCTGCTTTATTCACCACTGGCACCATAGTTTTTGAGGACCCGTGCGCTTGGATCGTCAACGTCACAGTTCTCCCATTCCTTGTTTGGCATCCAGAAGTCCTTGATCCATTTTGCTTTTCCCGGGAAATATTCCTCAAAAATATCGCGATACAGCAGCGACTCTTTGGTAAATGGCGTGCAGTATGGATACTTTTCCTTGGCGTTGGCCACGTCTTCATCAGTGTAGAGCGTTTCGGCATAGTCCTTCAAGTCATCAACCAATGAGTGACCAACCGCATCGCTAAAGGCCGCCTTTTCCCGCATGATGATGTCGTCTGGCAGATATCCCTGTCCAGCAAATGCTTGCCGCAGCAGATACTTGCCCTTGTGATAGTGGTTCATCTTCAGTTCTGGATCAGTTGACAGCGCATATTCGACAAAGTCCAGGTCCGCAAATGGTACCCGGCCTTCCAAAGAGTTGGAGGAAATGCAGCGGTCAGCCCGCAAAACATCATACATGTACAGCTCGTGCACCCGTTTCAATGATTCTTTTTGGAATTCTTCCGCGTTGGGAGCAAAGTCCGTGTACTTGTAGCCAAACAGCTCATCAGAACATTCACCAGTCAAGATTACCTTCAAATCAGTGTTTTCATGAATGTTCTTGCAAAGCAGGTACATCCCGATTGAGGCCCGAATCGTCGTAATGTCCCAGGTTTCCAACTGGTAGATAACCTCATGCAAAGCGTTGAGCACGTCTTCTCGCGTCATGATAAATTCGGTATGGTCAGTTCCCAGATAGTCGGCAACCTCACGCGCGTACTTGAGATCGATCGGGTTGCGGTCCATCCCAATTGCAAAGGTCCGAATCGGCTTGCCCAAAAGCTTAGTAGCAATCGAGCAGACCAAGGATGAGTCCAGGCCACCAGACAGCAGGTAGCCAACAGGCGCATCAGAGTTTAGGCGCTTGCGAACGGCTTCAACCAATTTTTCGCGCAGTGTGCTGGCTGCCGTGGCAAAATCGTCGGTCCGCATCTTCTGAACCGTCGTAGCGTCATGGTAACAGACGAACTTTTCACCATCATAGTAGTAGCCTGGCGGGAATGGATAGATCTCATCGCAAAGATCCATCAGCGCCTTGGCAGTTGAGGCAAATGACATCTTATGCTCGCCTTTGGTATAACCATAAAACATTGGTCGAATGCCAACTGGGTCGCGGGCGGCAACAACGCGCTTAGTGGTTTGGTCGTATAAGACAAAGGCAAATTCCGCGTCCAGCATCTTGCACATTGTATCCAGGCCATATTTCTTATAGAGTGGAATCAAGACTTCGCAGTCACTGTTGCTGACAAACTCATACTCTGGGGCCAAGTTCTTTTCCAATGCATAATAGTTGTATATTTCGCCATTGCAGACCAAGATGCAGTCACCACTTACGAAAGGCTGCATCCCCCGCTCAGACAGGTCCATGATGGCCAGGCGATTAAAGCCAAAGACCTTGTCATCCATTGAAATCGTCCGGGTCATATCAGGTCCACGATCGTTCAGCTTAGCCAAGGCATCCGCAAAAGCCTTGGGTGCAAACTCACTGGAACCAGCGGCTAAAAATCCACACATCTTGTTCTCCTCTTTCCTCTTAAAACATTAAATATTAAAATATAGTATATCGCACAGTTTGTTTTTAATAAACTTTTAATTTTAAGAAGAAGGTATTCTAAACTCGCTGGTACTTATTATTTAATTGTTTTTGCCGTACTGATTGTTAAAGATTATTAAGTCTGATATTGCTTTTTCTAATTAATTGACGTTAAAACCGTTTTCAACAAATATTTATAAATATCCATAAATTTATGGCTGCCGCTACTGATTTTGAAAGGAACACGCAAAAATGCTGAAACACGAATATCATTCCCCATTAGGTACCATGACTATGCTGGCTGATGACGCCGCCTTGCATGGTCTCTGGTTCAACGACCAAAAATACTTTGGTGCCGACTACGCATTAGACGAAATTGCCGTTGGTGAAAATTCCATCATTAAACGCACAACAGCCTGGCTCGATCAGTATTTCGCAAAACAGGATCCCGACCCGCATACCATTCCGCTGGCCTTAGAAACTACCCCCTATCGGCAGCGCATTCTAAATGCATTGCAGAAAGTCCCCGCTGGCAGCACCATCACCTATCAGG
This region includes:
- a CDS encoding glutamate--cysteine ligase codes for the protein MAEKQAKLLKMLSEGSLNERMFNASFGLRLEEHRILTNGRASRYEYPKNLSSRKTNPYLLSGFSDNLMEFTTPIVRGSKATCQQLKVLEQIVDSQLHEDERIWPLSLAPAPEYQHDLEYVGNNCSQPWNKEYTNYLREKYGIKRMMLGGAHIGFNLDQELLNALYDETFKDDFASQADFQNAVYFKMAQCFCLWRWLFTYLYGASPVSEAVEHDMPDHINLPVRSFRNSTYGYDNLPDERPSYESLEIFVDQISKFLEDGTYYGPQEFFGPVRLHGKHDDDSLRQIVKDGIQFISFRSFDLDPFAKGGISEDTLNFLELFMLYTLVSPMPENLSEKMQQAVERNNEVALQAPDEQTDWMRDEAMELIERLEQFCSQFNAPREYKLALSFVKRRVEDPTLTIGGQVAEKLAKGDLLSFGLKIANDRYTSFVRSPHPLQALAGQYSDSVQKLIKIAIMSGVHVDFEDPLKLSVGNRVETFDAQADLDLSRGALDYLLNLFPELEGNLAE
- a CDS encoding HesB/YadR/YfhF family protein; protein product: MTEKKLTKITMTPQASEWFQNEMHLKPGNGIKLFGKGYGETNAHQGFSQGIGRCDHPVDPVVDQVVDGIHYYIQAFDYWFFNGLDVAIDYDAQIDGPLMHFTPNDGSRLDATTGASQRV
- a CDS encoding MFS transporter; protein product: MEQTNEHQVTKKTNLSIIGIAGLAFCGVLVETSMNVTFPTLMRDFHQSLNAVQWVTTGYLLTVALTVVLAAFLQRRFKLRGLIAASTLAFITGGLLCALAPQLWMLLLGRLIQGISTGLAMPLLFFVIMQQIPFAMQGTYAGLGGMVIGLAPSLGPTYGGLVNQFINWRVIFWIVLPIGIIFGLIGIANIQQIDHPIAVRFQFLQYLLVAIGFICLEMGLNSVGTSGFGSPAFYGNVIVAVAALIMFGYLTSHRKHPLVNTNVFADPIYLPCLLLYFMVQFIQIGMTFLLPNCAQLTLHQNSFVAGLMLLLGALISAVLLPLTGRLLDQSGIKKPLIFGALFTNLAVILMYAFSSHLSMWSLTIFYAVYMVGFGFLFNNVMTYGLQHLKPQLVGDGNALFSTLQQYAGSIGTACVSTILAITAAQMPHQSTVVQTAIGTKYSYVLFIIGALIMDVLIIDIWKQIGKEKHSFELLDQDKQ
- a CDS encoding chloride channel protein; translated protein: MKAKTGLFLYALVLSGCIAMVAFAFLFTENGLWELLWQEIPRHLHDARYYRELLIIIGTCLLLIVKKHWGNVPHNAHSVMGELRQTHTVDYTQAWRNMVASLVVLAFGAGVGPEATLVGIVISYSIWEADKLRWVTKNQAAFQNAPLKQKLIMLCCPYRYLLSGKEENHLQQVVKHKKLFDGLLIVNGVALFWLMVQLTDQPSFITKVGASHWQVHELWLMPVLMAYGWLFGKIYRWLTQHLQDWLTRFWQPGLSARVVMAAAVMAFVAWYFPQLLFSGQHSLHWAVSLGLRESTLMLLGLAALKLFFLDVCLWGSWTGGNIFPIVFAALLNGFAIAQLLPANDTTLIVMLVGISSGISLLGNIWLAGIFMMLFFPTNLWPVAILLMLIWLAGQRLMKRFVKDKPISADKSGN
- a CDS encoding TetR/AcrR family transcriptional regulator, whose protein sequence is MRRKNTTSAMMCDYLAQALLILLKDHEFDQITISQLTEKAGVNRSTYYRHFSSKQQLAQYYYARLLAKHRQHFAASAPLTYQAYLEFLFNELKQRQNDILILHHAGLSIQLLPVLKQSFQQFENVERWQAAYHIGGIYNGLLTWFDEEMQTSPQQLAAKVTDFIPAEMRLLFNDITFGEKPNSSIKS
- the asnB gene encoding asparagine synthase B: MCGFLAAGSSEFAPKAFADALAKLNDRGPDMTRTISMDDKVFGFNRLAIMDLSERGMQPFVSGDCILVCNGEIYNYYALEKNLAPEYEFVSNSDCEVLIPLYKKYGLDTMCKMLDAEFAFVLYDQTTKRVVAARDPVGIRPMFYGYTKGEHKMSFASTAKALMDLCDEIYPFPPGYYYDGEKFVCYHDATTVQKMRTDDFATAASTLREKLVEAVRKRLNSDAPVGYLLSGGLDSSLVCSIATKLLGKPIRTFAIGMDRNPIDLKYAREVADYLGTDHTEFIMTREDVLNALHEVIYQLETWDITTIRASIGMYLLCKNIHENTDLKVILTGECSDELFGYKYTDFAPNAEEFQKESLKRVHELYMYDVLRADRCISSNSLEGRVPFADLDFVEYALSTDPELKMNHYHKGKYLLRQAFAGQGYLPDDIIMREKAAFSDAVGHSLVDDLKDYAETLYTDEDVANAKEKYPYCTPFTKESLLYRDIFEEYFPGKAKWIKDFWMPNKEWENCDVDDPSARVLKNYGASGE
- a CDS encoding methylated-DNA--[protein]-cysteine S-methyltransferase, with amino-acid sequence MLKHEYHSPLGTMTMLADDAALHGLWFNDQKYFGADYALDEIAVGENSIIKRTTAWLDQYFAKQDPDPHTIPLALETTPYRQRILNALQKVPAGSTITYQELGQKAAPDQSISKGAARAVGGAVAHNPILILVPCHRVIGSDGRLTGYAAGTARKLALLQLEGVDCK